In Fervidobacterium nodosum Rt17-B1, one genomic interval encodes:
- a CDS encoding TIGR02556 family CRISPR-associated protein — MKNLLEGIVQIGRALLENKSLIDSLIKELPAKDKKGNLYHVLKLKFSKENLELDVSEEIDSDTARKYLYIGTADGPNAPQWYAANNKITYFLSETLFNLTNIDFGEPLNQKLKHIFEKFYVDLGPGIKSKYRYALNLYYLDPNVDVRKLYEEYSKQNQGNDKGFLKVLEKQFEKILFENYEAKLNEFGLFVIYIDGEPLSKYEEYRRKVLEYKSSGEKSETSSKKEKSKDLRCNICGSTENLTDDLKKMKIKYYTNDKITFASELDPNKFYKNMVICQNCLNAILAAETYLDNKLKTKLGDLSLYIFPHFIYGEPLNESELDLVVDKIINSYNIVKNLKGVQEFEEKILGITDENRYFLVNFLFFKKSQQATKIRRFIKDVPPSIFDRIAEASKCAREIVKKAIQMNYETYIDLQKIYYLIPVKVSAGEVTEYKYILDFYESLLTFKPIEKETLIGKFIEATKVIYLQKNGYNINKDSLEFYILNANMLVKFLEKMGNLKEGNTLDTSKLNVREDIKNYISTMGYDEQQSAMFLLGILIGEIGNSQYKKYNSDKKPILNKLNFNGIDKSKIIKIANEVYAKLEQEKIRKYHETTYAEMKRLLDENLKNWKLNKNENLFYILSGYSYATLKTIMKGETENG; from the coding sequence GTGAAAAATTTGCTAGAAGGTATAGTTCAAATTGGCAGGGCTTTATTGGAAAATAAAAGTCTTATCGATAGTCTTATAAAAGAACTACCAGCCAAAGATAAAAAAGGAAATCTCTATCATGTTTTGAAACTAAAATTCAGTAAGGAAAATTTGGAGTTGGATGTTTCAGAGGAAATAGATAGTGATACCGCAAGAAAATACCTGTACATCGGAACAGCAGATGGCCCTAATGCCCCACAATGGTACGCAGCTAATAATAAAATAACATATTTTCTATCAGAGACACTTTTTAACTTAACAAATATTGATTTTGGGGAACCATTAAATCAAAAATTAAAGCACATTTTTGAAAAGTTCTATGTTGACTTAGGGCCAGGCATTAAAAGTAAGTATAGATATGCTCTAAATTTGTATTACCTAGATCCAAATGTAGATGTTAGAAAATTATACGAAGAATACTCAAAGCAAAACCAAGGAAACGATAAGGGATTTCTAAAAGTTCTTGAAAAACAATTTGAAAAAATACTGTTTGAAAATTATGAGGCTAAGCTAAATGAATTCGGTCTATTCGTAATATATATTGATGGTGAACCTTTAAGCAAATATGAAGAATATAGGAGAAAAGTTTTAGAATATAAAAGTTCAGGCGAAAAGAGTGAAACGAGTTCTAAAAAAGAGAAGAGTAAAGATTTACGATGTAATATATGTGGTTCTACTGAAAATTTAACAGATGACCTGAAGAAAATGAAGATAAAATACTATACGAACGATAAAATAACATTTGCAAGTGAACTCGATCCAAATAAGTTCTACAAAAATATGGTTATCTGTCAAAATTGTTTGAATGCTATCCTTGCAGCAGAAACATATCTTGATAACAAGTTAAAAACTAAGTTAGGAGATCTAAGCTTGTATATTTTTCCACATTTTATATACGGTGAACCTCTAAATGAAAGTGAGCTTGATTTAGTTGTTGATAAAATCATAAATTCGTATAATATAGTAAAAAATTTAAAAGGTGTTCAAGAATTCGAAGAAAAAATTTTGGGAATAACTGATGAAAACAGATATTTTTTAGTTAATTTCCTGTTTTTCAAAAAATCACAGCAAGCTACAAAAATACGAAGATTTATAAAAGATGTGCCTCCATCCATCTTTGATAGAATCGCAGAAGCCTCAAAATGTGCCCGTGAAATTGTAAAAAAAGCTATTCAAATGAATTATGAAACATACATAGATCTCCAGAAAATATACTACCTAATTCCCGTTAAAGTAAGCGCAGGAGAAGTGACAGAGTACAAGTATATACTAGATTTTTATGAAAGCCTATTAACTTTTAAACCTATAGAAAAAGAAACATTGATAGGTAAATTTATAGAAGCCACTAAGGTAATCTACTTACAAAAAAATGGTTATAACATAAATAAGGACAGCTTAGAATTCTACATTCTCAACGCTAACATGCTTGTAAAATTTTTAGAAAAAATGGGAAATTTAAAGGAGGGGAATACATTGGATACGAGCAAATTAAACGTTAGGGAAGATATAAAAAATTATATTTCCACAATGGGTTATGATGAGCAACAATCTGCAATGTTTCTTCTTGGCATTTTGATTGGTGAGATTGGAAACAGTCAGTACAAAAAATACAACAGTGACAAAAAACCAATTCTTAATAAGTTGAATTTCAATGGAATTGATAAATCAAAAATAATTAAAATAGCAAATGAAGTGTATGCTAAATTGGAGCAAGAAAAGATAAGAAAATACCATGAAACAACTTACGCTGAGATGAAAAGACTTTTGGACGAAAACCTTAAAAATTGGAAATTAAATAAAAATGAAAATTTATTTTATATTCTCTCAGGATATTCTTATGCAACACTAAAAACTATTATGAAGGGGGAGACTGAAAATGGATGA
- the cas7b gene encoding type I-B CRISPR-associated protein Cas7/Csh2, whose protein sequence is MDEKEKSKVNNSEILFIYDAQLCNPNGDPDEENRPRMDNEREINLVSDLRLKRYIRDYLYEKGYDIFVRKIDDKPVTAEKRMEDFKNSKEDEILSKLIDVRLFGATMPVKGNNRAYIGPVQFNWGYSLNKVELLEASITSQFATSENAQQGTIGKDFRVKYSLIAFFGVVSGRRAEKTKLTNEDLKLLDEAMVKAIPLQATRSKIGQYPRLYMRVEYTDSETVLGDFRDLIKLEEKVESIRDIKECALDISELVETLKNNKEKINKIYYFADKNLELKVNGEVKKLKDALAGLGDGKLEEIR, encoded by the coding sequence ATGGATGAAAAAGAAAAAAGTAAGGTTAATAACAGTGAGATTTTATTCATTTACGATGCTCAACTTTGCAACCCTAACGGTGATCCAGACGAAGAGAACAGACCAAGGATGGACAATGAAAGAGAAATAAACTTGGTTTCGGATTTAAGGTTAAAAAGATATATAAGAGATTATTTATACGAAAAAGGCTACGATATATTCGTAAGAAAAATTGATGACAAGCCAGTGACTGCGGAGAAAAGGATGGAAGATTTTAAAAATTCAAAAGAAGATGAAATCCTAAGTAAACTTATAGATGTTAGATTGTTTGGTGCAACAATGCCAGTAAAAGGAAATAACAGAGCTTATATAGGGCCCGTACAGTTTAATTGGGGATATTCACTCAACAAAGTCGAACTTCTTGAAGCAAGTATAACTTCACAATTTGCAACAAGCGAAAACGCGCAGCAAGGAACTATAGGAAAAGATTTCAGAGTAAAGTATTCACTAATAGCATTTTTTGGAGTTGTAAGTGGCAGAAGAGCTGAAAAAACAAAACTAACCAACGAAGACTTAAAATTACTGGATGAAGCAATGGTAAAAGCAATCCCACTTCAAGCTACGCGAAGCAAAATAGGTCAATATCCGAGATTGTATATGAGAGTTGAGTACACAGATTCTGAAACAGTACTTGGTGATTTCAGAGATTTAATAAAACTTGAAGAAAAAGTTGAAAGTATTAGAGATATCAAAGAATGCGCTTTGGATATCTCTGAGCTTGTGGAAACTTTAAAAAACAACAAAGAAAAAATAAACAAAATATACTACTTCGCAGATAAAAATCTAGAACTTAAAGTAAATGGTGAAGTTAAAAAACTAAAAGATGCTTTGGCAGGTCTGGGAGATGGAAAACTTGAAGAAATAAGGTGA
- the cas5b gene encoding type I-B CRISPR-associated protein Cas5b, translated as MEFLVFDIKGKFAHFRKFYTNSSSLSYSIPPRTTLEGIIAAILGFERDSYYEILNAQKLNIGLKKATPTRKIIQTLNYIKAKTPSNVYDPDEHTQIPFEIITSNDKVIYRVYVNHVDQTIMEDLEYRLKNNKFCYIPYFGVAPFNISIDLKGKFQAEPKFSEDFVKVSSVIRRNLISSLKVEEEVILLKEKMPRDFSRERTVIEMEDYIFEESGKAIEVKLNSHYYVINEENIVLM; from the coding sequence ATGGAATTCTTAGTATTTGATATAAAGGGAAAATTTGCACACTTTAGGAAATTTTACACAAATTCTTCTTCGCTCTCTTATTCAATTCCACCGAGAACAACGTTGGAGGGAATTATTGCAGCAATTTTAGGTTTTGAAAGGGATAGTTACTATGAAATATTAAATGCACAAAAGTTAAATATAGGACTTAAAAAAGCAACTCCAACAAGAAAAATTATTCAAACATTGAACTATATAAAAGCTAAAACTCCAAGTAATGTGTATGACCCAGACGAACATACACAAATTCCATTTGAAATTATTACTTCGAATGATAAAGTAATATATAGGGTTTATGTTAACCATGTTGATCAAACAATAATGGAAGATTTAGAATACAGATTGAAAAATAACAAATTTTGCTATATCCCTTATTTTGGTGTCGCTCCCTTTAATATCTCAATAGATCTCAAAGGAAAATTTCAAGCAGAACCAAAATTTAGCGAAGATTTTGTGAAAGTATCATCTGTAATTAGAAGAAACTTGATATCTTCTTTAAAAGTGGAAGAAGAAGTAATTTTACTAAAGGAAAAAATGCCAAGAGATTTTTCTAGAGAAAGGACAGTCATAGAAATGGAAGACTACATTTTTGAAGAAAGTGGAAAAGCAATAGAAGTTAAGCTTAACTCACATTATTACGTTATAAATGAGGAAAATATTGTTTTAATGTAA
- a CDS encoding CRISPR-associated helicase/endonuclease Cas3, whose product MFYSHPDKRLIEHLKEVYEISQEKINDGDLKKCFKIIAYTHDFGKFTTYFQKYLETKKEGKYAKHGFISALFAAFCSLKEFGTESFLPLISYSVVLHHHGDLENVDNHLPISTRGIMNSDYKLADKIEIFEVQRNDIIKNKDSIIEEYKTIDEQEEYKINFVEYIQKFLECDIVEVLKMLKQIKIKLEKEKSDDVFFIHQLLYSALISADKLSASGTIIPNEAFASFAELNRGREVMIKTAINNLGINEIRNEIFERIQKNLEKYYNKSRIFTITAPTGTGKTFAGFFAAVKLRELLGGNRRIVYSLPFTSIIDQNYETIYQIHKVLKNFERESSKYIIKHHSLVKPEYIENEYKYDLLESELLIENWSSGIIVTTFVQLFETLISTRNRMLKKLINIKGSIIILDEIQAIDISLLPLIEYVLEKATELYDLRIILMTATKPYIFKDSLELLDNNEKYFSIFNRTTLLPNLSSRKLEDFIKELKENLQDKSYLIVCNTINSSLEVYENLKGINRPVFYLSTNLLPIHRLEKIKKIKELLSKGEKIILVSTQVVEAGVDIDFDVVIRDIGPLDSIIQCAGRCNRNNLKENGTVYVYSLIPNESNNDLTYGYGRYIYGLTTLQETKKILQKSEKYSEKDYFCLISEYFKSIQENLSKKRSENLIKSIKTLNFSEDKSENITPISDFSIIENKPNFVDVFVMCDDISEEGFKRFCDIIKLKDYYEKREKYLEIKPIISNYTISVPIEYHSSFVEQFGLYVIPREIVNDYYNYETGFKRHKKSYDII is encoded by the coding sequence GTGTTTTATTCACACCCGGATAAAAGATTAATCGAACATTTAAAAGAAGTTTACGAAATATCTCAAGAAAAAATAAATGACGGTGATTTAAAAAAGTGCTTTAAGATAATAGCATACACTCATGATTTTGGAAAATTTACCACATATTTTCAAAAATATTTAGAAACAAAGAAAGAAGGAAAATATGCAAAACACGGTTTCATTTCGGCTCTATTTGCGGCTTTTTGTAGTCTAAAAGAATTTGGTACGGAAAGTTTTCTTCCATTGATTTCTTATAGCGTAGTACTGCATCATCATGGTGACTTGGAAAACGTAGATAATCACTTACCTATAAGCACAAGAGGTATAATGAACTCTGACTATAAATTAGCTGATAAGATAGAAATATTTGAAGTCCAAAGGAATGACATAATAAAGAATAAAGATTCAATTATAGAAGAGTACAAAACCATAGACGAACAAGAAGAATATAAAATTAATTTTGTAGAATACATTCAGAAATTCTTAGAATGTGATATTGTAGAAGTTCTAAAAATGCTAAAACAAATAAAGATAAAATTAGAGAAAGAAAAAAGTGATGATGTGTTTTTCATTCATCAATTGCTTTATTCTGCTTTAATATCCGCAGACAAACTCAGCGCATCTGGAACAATAATTCCGAATGAAGCTTTTGCCAGTTTTGCGGAACTAAACAGAGGAAGAGAAGTAATGATAAAAACTGCTATTAACAATTTAGGAATAAATGAAATAAGGAATGAAATATTTGAAAGAATTCAAAAAAATTTAGAAAAGTACTATAATAAATCGAGAATATTTACAATAACTGCGCCTACTGGGACGGGAAAAACTTTCGCTGGTTTCTTCGCGGCAGTAAAATTAAGAGAGCTTTTAGGTGGCAATCGAAGAATTGTTTACTCACTCCCATTTACCTCAATAATAGACCAAAATTACGAAACAATTTATCAGATACATAAAGTTTTGAAAAACTTCGAAAGGGAAAGTAGCAAGTACATAATAAAGCACCATAGTTTAGTGAAACCTGAATACATAGAAAACGAATATAAGTATGATTTATTAGAATCTGAACTACTAATTGAAAATTGGTCAAGTGGAATAATTGTAACAACTTTTGTTCAACTCTTTGAAACATTAATAAGTACGAGAAATAGAATGCTGAAAAAACTAATCAACATAAAAGGCTCTATAATTATCTTAGACGAAATACAAGCCATAGACATTTCTCTGTTACCTCTTATTGAATATGTTTTAGAAAAAGCGACAGAACTATATGATTTAAGAATAATACTTATGACAGCAACAAAACCGTACATATTTAAAGATTCTTTAGAACTCTTGGATAACAATGAAAAATACTTTTCAATTTTTAATCGAACAACTCTTTTACCAAATTTATCTAGCAGAAAATTAGAGGATTTTATAAAAGAACTCAAAGAAAATTTGCAAGATAAGTCATATTTAATAGTCTGCAATACAATAAATTCCTCGTTAGAAGTGTACGAAAATTTAAAAGGAATAAACAGACCCGTTTTTTACTTATCAACAAATTTACTCCCAATTCATAGATTAGAAAAAATAAAAAAAATAAAAGAACTCTTAAGTAAAGGCGAAAAGATAATACTTGTTTCTACTCAAGTTGTGGAGGCAGGAGTAGATATTGATTTTGATGTGGTAATAAGAGATATAGGACCTTTGGATTCTATTATCCAATGCGCCGGAAGATGTAATAGAAATAATTTAAAAGAAAACGGGACAGTATATGTTTACTCTCTTATTCCAAATGAGAGCAATAATGATTTAACTTACGGATATGGAAGATACATCTATGGTTTGACAACTCTCCAAGAGACGAAAAAGATATTGCAAAAATCAGAAAAATACAGTGAAAAAGATTATTTCTGCTTAATTTCAGAGTATTTTAAATCTATTCAGGAAAATTTATCTAAGAAAAGGTCAGAAAACTTGATTAAATCAATAAAAACTTTAAATTTCTCTGAAGATAAAAGTGAAAATATAACACCAATATCAGATTTTTCGATTATAGAAAACAAGCCAAATTTTGTGGATGTTTTTGTAATGTGCGATGATATTTCAGAAGAAGGTTTTAAAAGATTTTGTGACATAATAAAATTAAAAGATTATTATGAAAAACGAGAAAAGTACTTAGAAATAAAGCCAATAATAAGCAATTACACAATTTCAGTACCGATAGAATACCATTCATCTTTTGTTGAACAATTTGGACTTTATGTTATTCCACGTGAAATAGTAAATGATTACTACAATTATGAAACTGGGTTTAAAAGGCACAAGAAATCTTATGATATAATATGA
- the cas4 gene encoding CRISPR-associated protein Cas4 translates to MVEKLDVGGTLIWYYMICKREVWLMTHEIVPDQHNENIELGRFIHEFYYRRDKKEIRFGNVVFDVLYEKGNRLIIGETKKSSKFSEASKWQLIYYLKVLKDAGISAEGVLSFPEERKKIEVKLSDEAELELGKILKDIEDIVNQPNPPKVVKNNFCKNCGYKEYCFS, encoded by the coding sequence GTGGTTGAAAAATTGGATGTAGGCGGAACACTAATTTGGTATTACATGATTTGTAAAAGAGAGGTTTGGTTAATGACACATGAAATAGTACCAGACCAACATAATGAGAACATAGAGCTCGGACGATTTATTCACGAGTTTTATTATAGACGGGATAAAAAAGAGATTAGATTTGGTAATGTTGTTTTTGATGTGCTCTATGAGAAAGGTAATCGACTCATAATAGGAGAAACGAAGAAATCTTCTAAGTTTTCTGAAGCATCTAAATGGCAGTTGATTTATTATCTAAAAGTTTTAAAAGATGCAGGTATAAGTGCTGAAGGTGTATTGAGTTTTCCGGAAGAGAGGAAAAAAATAGAAGTAAAACTATCCGATGAAGCTGAATTAGAGCTTGGAAAAATTTTGAAGGATATAGAAGATATTGTTAATCAGCCTAATCCACCAAAAGTGGTGAAGAATAATTTTTGTAAGAATTGTGGTTACAAAGAGTATTGTTTTTCCTAA
- the cas1b gene encoding type I-B CRISPR-associated endonuclease Cas1b, which translates to MKKDIYIFNSGELKRKDNTICFESSEGRKYFPIENINNIFIFGEVELNKRFLDFASENEILIHFFNFYGYYTGTFYPREHLNSGFVILKQAEHYLDNEKRMKLARKFVEGAIENILVVLKYYKNRGCELEDEIDDIKCKKEGIYSSQDIETLMSFEGNIRDVYYKCFDKITKKDEFAFEKRSRRPPLNKMNSLISFGNSLLYTTVLGEIYQTQLDPRIGYLHSTNSRKFTLNLDVAEIFKPSIVDRVIFSLVNKNVLSYKDFDEQLNGIVLNNSGKKKFIEEYNEKLETVFKYTKLNAFVSYKRLIRLEIYKVQKHITEDEEYQPFVARW; encoded by the coding sequence ATGAAAAAAGATATTTATATTTTTAATAGCGGAGAATTAAAAAGGAAAGATAATACAATCTGTTTCGAAAGTAGTGAGGGGAGAAAATATTTTCCAATAGAAAATATAAACAATATATTTATATTTGGTGAGGTCGAATTAAATAAAAGATTTTTAGATTTTGCCTCAGAAAATGAGATATTAATTCATTTTTTCAATTTTTATGGATACTATACTGGCACATTTTACCCCCGCGAACATTTAAATTCTGGATTTGTTATTTTGAAACAGGCAGAACATTACTTGGATAATGAAAAGAGAATGAAATTAGCTCGTAAATTTGTTGAAGGAGCTATAGAGAATATATTAGTTGTTCTTAAGTATTACAAGAATAGAGGTTGCGAACTTGAAGATGAAATAGATGATATTAAATGTAAGAAAGAAGGTATATATTCATCTCAAGATATTGAAACATTGATGTCTTTTGAAGGAAATATAAGGGATGTATATTATAAATGTTTTGACAAGATAACGAAAAAAGATGAATTTGCTTTCGAAAAAAGAAGCAGAAGGCCTCCTTTAAATAAAATGAATTCATTAATCAGTTTTGGTAATTCTTTGCTTTACACAACCGTTTTAGGTGAAATTTATCAAACGCAACTTGATCCACGCATAGGCTATCTCCATTCTACGAATAGTAGGAAATTTACTCTAAATCTTGATGTAGCTGAAATTTTTAAGCCATCTATAGTTGACAGAGTGATTTTCTCACTTGTGAATAAAAATGTTTTATCATATAAAGACTTCGATGAGCAATTAAATGGGATAGTTTTAAATAATTCAGGTAAAAAGAAATTTATAGAAGAATATAATGAAAAGCTTGAAACTGTCTTTAAATATACAAAGTTAAATGCTTTTGTTAGTTATAAAAGGTTAATTAGACTTGAAATATATAAGGTTCAAAAACATATCACTGAAGATGAAGAATATCAACCTTTCGTTGCGAGGTGGTAA
- the cas2 gene encoding CRISPR-associated endonuclease Cas2 yields MFVILVYDIGEKRVNKVLKKCRQYLTWVQNSVFEGEITEGSLKKLKMELGRIIEKQEDSIIIYAFENTRYSNREIIGLEKNSLGIIF; encoded by the coding sequence TTGTTCGTAATCTTGGTATATGACATTGGTGAAAAAAGAGTCAATAAAGTGCTTAAAAAATGTAGGCAGTATTTAACGTGGGTTCAAAATTCGGTATTCGAAGGAGAAATTACCGAAGGAAGTTTGAAAAAACTGAAAATGGAATTAGGTAGAATTATCGAAAAGCAAGAAGATTCTATTATAATTTACGCTTTCGAGAATACGAGATATTCAAACAGAGAAATCATTGGGTTGGAAAAGAATTCCTTAGGAATAATATTTTAA
- a CDS encoding DMT family transporter → MNKKFVAVFWLLVLTFLWGLTFPIQKLVLVEEVSPFLYNAVRFWIATILSAFMFRKSDWKRGVILGVVMGIAYATQTWGLTITTSTKSGFITSLYIVIVPFFSFLIEKEKIKPLQVVGFAGAIVGMYLLSSGGLTGFNFGDFLTTICGVMYALHVVLITHFSKETSEYSLLTPQFLTVALLNTFLNFFYTKPNWSFNLPALGVAAFTAVTATIVAIIIQAKYQRVVGSNISALIFVGEPVFAMVLSMIILHERITLLQGVGIILMMVSIIMGVVETKEK, encoded by the coding sequence TTGAATAAGAAGTTCGTTGCTGTTTTTTGGCTTCTTGTGCTTACGTTTCTGTGGGGGTTGACTTTTCCTATTCAGAAGTTGGTTCTTGTAGAAGAAGTTTCGCCGTTTTTGTACAATGCCGTTCGGTTTTGGATAGCGACTATTTTGTCTGCTTTTATGTTTCGAAAGTCTGATTGGAAACGTGGAGTCATTCTTGGTGTTGTTATGGGGATTGCGTACGCAACGCAAACGTGGGGATTGACTATCACGACCTCAACAAAAAGTGGGTTTATAACTTCTCTTTATATAGTTATTGTGCCGTTTTTCTCTTTTTTGATTGAAAAGGAGAAGATTAAGCCATTACAAGTTGTTGGGTTTGCTGGTGCGATAGTTGGTATGTATTTGCTTAGCAGCGGTGGGTTGACTGGTTTCAATTTTGGGGACTTTCTAACCACTATTTGTGGTGTTATGTACGCATTGCATGTTGTTTTAATCACGCATTTTTCAAAGGAAACAAGTGAGTATAGTTTGCTTACTCCGCAATTTCTTACAGTTGCCCTTTTAAATACTTTTCTTAATTTTTTCTATACAAAGCCAAATTGGAGTTTTAATTTACCCGCGCTTGGTGTTGCCGCATTTACCGCAGTAACAGCCACGATTGTTGCGATAATAATTCAGGCAAAATACCAAAGGGTTGTAGGGAGTAACATTTCAGCACTTATATTCGTCGGTGAACCCGTTTTTGCAATGGTTCTTTCCATGATTATTTTGCATGAGAGAATAACTCTCCTGCAGGGAGTTGGTATAATATTGATGATGGTGTCGATTATTATGGGAGTTGTTGAAACAAAAGAAAAATGA
- the abc-f gene encoding ribosomal protection-like ABC-F family protein: MISINKLSIAFPQKNLFSNFNATVFPRDRIGLMGKNGCGKSTLLKAIAGIFKDYSGEINVSGKVLYMDQYRTFDASTPFEYYSQVADTPEKQRQVRSILKGLGFNEDDWNRNISTFSGGEKTRLQLGRLFIEEPDFLLLDEPTNFLDIESIEFLKSLLKSYKGGYIIISHDRDFLRSVCDKFWEINNERVWIFDMDFDRYHLERQRIMETQRRQVANIQKEIERLRTIIDRYKKWGREKFTKQAKSKEKMLEKMLEELENMPNLYLEEEEKKIGIPEPENTGYMVLEVKDVSWNNLLKNVSFTVYQKDKIAIVGPNGSGKTTLLKIITNQIPYSGSVNYGYKVNVAYVDQFVDQLDLENTVFDEIFDEMPDKPDYVIRAYAGRFGFKGEDVFKTIDSLSGGERQILALAKILLRKPNLLILDEPTNHMDLETVEALEDALKEYKGGIIIVSHDLELIRNVCNRFLSIKDGKIIEVDEPVFFAKQVKKEEKVKNIDFEEKKKLKNQLKSSKKKLEELEQREKEISSRIDEIDSQMSYLNDYVKLMNLTKEKQELEEEQLNILEEMENLKVKISELEKTVGE, from the coding sequence GTGATAAGCATAAATAAGCTTTCAATCGCATTCCCACAGAAGAATTTGTTTTCAAATTTCAACGCCACAGTTTTTCCGAGAGATAGGATAGGTTTGATGGGGAAAAACGGTTGCGGGAAGAGTACTTTGCTAAAAGCGATAGCTGGTATATTCAAAGATTACAGTGGAGAGATTAATGTTTCAGGTAAAGTACTGTATATGGACCAGTACAGGACATTTGATGCGTCGACGCCTTTTGAGTATTATTCACAAGTGGCGGATACTCCGGAAAAGCAAAGGCAAGTTAGGAGTATATTGAAGGGTTTGGGGTTCAATGAGGATGATTGGAATAGAAATATTTCAACTTTTAGCGGTGGAGAGAAGACAAGATTGCAATTGGGGAGACTTTTTATAGAAGAGCCTGATTTTCTTTTACTCGATGAGCCAACTAATTTTCTCGATATTGAGAGTATAGAGTTCCTTAAGAGTTTGCTCAAATCGTACAAAGGTGGGTATATAATTATATCCCACGATAGGGATTTTTTAAGGAGTGTGTGTGATAAGTTTTGGGAGATAAATAATGAGCGCGTTTGGATTTTCGATATGGATTTTGATAGATACCACCTTGAAAGGCAAAGGATAATGGAAACACAACGTCGTCAAGTTGCAAATATCCAGAAGGAAATTGAAAGGCTTAGAACGATTATCGATAGGTACAAAAAGTGGGGAAGAGAGAAATTTACTAAGCAGGCGAAGAGTAAAGAGAAGATGCTCGAAAAGATGTTAGAGGAACTTGAAAATATGCCAAATCTTTATTTGGAGGAAGAGGAAAAGAAGATAGGCATACCTGAACCTGAAAATACAGGGTATATGGTATTGGAAGTTAAGGATGTAAGCTGGAATAATTTATTGAAAAATGTCTCTTTTACAGTGTACCAGAAAGATAAGATAGCGATTGTCGGTCCGAATGGTTCTGGTAAAACAACTTTGCTAAAGATAATCACAAATCAAATACCGTACTCTGGAAGTGTAAATTACGGTTACAAGGTGAATGTGGCTTATGTAGACCAATTTGTTGACCAGTTAGATTTGGAAAATACCGTTTTTGATGAGATATTCGATGAGATGCCAGATAAGCCTGATTACGTTATACGCGCATATGCTGGTAGATTTGGCTTCAAAGGTGAGGATGTATTTAAAACGATAGATTCATTAAGCGGTGGAGAAAGGCAAATTCTTGCGCTTGCAAAGATACTTCTTCGAAAGCCTAATCTGCTTATTTTGGACGAGCCTACAAACCATATGGACCTTGAAACTGTCGAGGCACTTGAAGATGCTTTGAAAGAATACAAAGGTGGTATTATTATCGTATCACACGATTTGGAACTGATTAGGAATGTGTGTAATAGGTTTTTGAGTATAAAGGATGGTAAAATTATAGAAGTTGATGAGCCTGTGTTTTTCGCAAAGCAGGTGAAAAAAGAGGAGAAAGTTAAGAATATTGATTTTGAAGAGAAAAAGAAATTGAAAAATCAATTAAAAAGCTCTAAGAAGAAGTTAGAAGAGCTTGAGCAGAGAGAGAAAGAGATAAGCTCAAGGATAGATGAAATAGATTCTCAGATGTCTTATTTAAATGATTACGTTAAGTTAATGAATTTAACAAAAGAAAAGCAAGAACTTGAGGAAGAGCAATTAAATATTTTGGAGGAGATGGAAAATTTGAAAGTTAAAATTTCAGAATTAGAAAAGACTGTTGGAGAATGA
- a CDS encoding GNAT family N-acetyltransferase, whose amino-acid sequence MDDLRFIISDRFQFELSQDDLPFFSERRMIKANPVLLVFKINDRNEEIGFVEFDVRVVNKNAYMTYFLKKQYRGKGLGREMVKKAIDFAFNELNLNRITAEVYEYNTASIKILESLGFIQEGRLRKAKFHNSRFWDIIVYGLLREDI is encoded by the coding sequence ATGGATGATTTGAGGTTTATAATCTCAGATCGTTTTCAATTCGAATTATCACAAGATGATTTACCATTTTTTTCAGAGCGCAGGATGATAAAGGCTAATCCTGTTTTGCTTGTATTCAAAATCAACGATAGAAACGAGGAAATTGGTTTTGTTGAATTTGATGTGCGCGTGGTAAATAAAAACGCTTACATGACTTATTTTTTGAAAAAACAGTATCGTGGCAAAGGTTTGGGTAGAGAGATGGTGAAAAAGGCTATTGATTTTGCGTTTAATGAATTGAATTTAAACAGGATAACCGCCGAAGTGTACGAGTACAATACGGCTTCGATTAAAATTTTGGAAAGTCTTGGATTTATCCAAGAAGGCAGGCTTAGGAAAGCAAAATTTCATAATTCGAGATTTTGGGATATAATTGTGTATGGGTTGTTGAGAGAGGACATATAA